The window ATATGGATGATATTCTAAGACAAGCTCGTTCTGAAATGGAAGCGAGCGGGTATGAGCAGTTACAGACGCCAGAGCAGGTGGATGAAGCCTTCACTCGTCAAGGCACCACTCTCGTCATGGTGAATTCGGTTTGTGGTTGTGCGGGAGGCATTGCGCGCCCGGCCGCTGCGCATTCGATCCATTATGATAAACGTCCGGATCATCTTGTCACGGTATTTGCCGGACAGGACAAAGAAGCGACAGCGCAAGCCCGCATGCACTTCGGCGATGATCATCTTCCATCTTCTCCGTCGTTCG is drawn from Sporosarcina sp. FSL W7-1349 and contains these coding sequences:
- a CDS encoding BrxA/BrxB family bacilliredoxin codes for the protein MNMNFNLYMDDILRQARSEMEASGYEQLQTPEQVDEAFTRQGTTLVMVNSVCGCAGGIARPAAAHSIHYDKRPDHLVTVFAGQDKEATAQARMHFGDDHLPSSPSFALLKDGKLVAEIGRHEIEGHDPMSVVANLQSQFEEYCEEV